One genomic segment of Streptomyces sp. TLI_146 includes these proteins:
- a CDS encoding HIT domain-containing protein, translating to MLHSMTSEPEQQIGVGVQDAFQRLWTPHRMAYIQGENKPTGPGAGDGCPFCSIPAKSDEDGLIVARGEHVYAVLNLYPYNGGHLMVVPYRHVADYTDLDAAETLELAELTKQAMTALRTASGAHGFNIGMNQGTVAGAGIAAHLHQHIVPRWGGDTNFMPVVGHTKILPQLLGDTRKMLAEAWPPRG from the coding sequence ATGCTGCACAGCATGACGAGTGAGCCGGAACAGCAGATCGGGGTGGGTGTCCAGGACGCCTTTCAGCGCCTGTGGACGCCCCACCGGATGGCCTACATCCAGGGTGAGAACAAGCCGACCGGCCCGGGTGCGGGCGACGGCTGCCCCTTCTGCTCCATCCCGGCCAAATCCGACGAGGACGGGCTGATCGTGGCCCGCGGCGAGCATGTGTACGCGGTGCTCAACCTCTACCCGTACAACGGCGGCCACCTCATGGTCGTGCCCTACCGGCACGTCGCCGACTACACGGACCTGGACGCCGCCGAGACGCTGGAGCTCGCGGAGCTCACCAAGCAGGCCATGACGGCCCTGCGGACCGCGTCCGGGGCGCACGGCTTCAACATCGGCATGAACCAGGGCACCGTGGCCGGGGCCGGTATCGCCGCCCATCTGCACCAGCACATCGTGCCCCGCTGGGGCGGCGACACCAACTTCATGCCGGTCGTCGGCCACACCAAGATCCTGCCCCAACTCCTGGGCGACACCCGCAAGATGCTCGCGGAGGCGTGGCCGCCCAGGGGCTGA
- the thrS gene encoding threonine--tRNA ligase, translating to MSDVRVIIQRDSEREERVVTTGTTAAELFTGERTVVAARVAGELKDLAYEVKDGEEVEPVEISSEDGLDILRHSTAHVMAQAVQELFPEAKLGIGPPVRDGFYYDFDVERPFTPEDLKAIEKKMQEIQKRGQRFSRRVVTDEAAREELADEPYKLELIGIKGSASSDDGADVEVGGGELTIYDNLDAKTGDLCWKDLCRGPHLPTTRNIPAFKLMRNAAAYWRGSEKNPMLQRIYGTAWPSKDELKAHLDFLAEAEKRDHRKLGSELDLFSIPEQIGSGLAVFHPKGGIIRRVMEDYSRRRHEEEGYEFVYTPHATKGKLFEQSGHLDWYADGMYPPMQLDEGVDYYLKPMNCPMHNLIFDARGRSYRELPLRLFEFGTVYRYEKSGVVHGLTRARGFTQDDAHIYCTKEQMAEELDKTLTFVLNLLRDYGLTDFYLELSTKDPEKFVGSDEIWEEATETLRQVAEKQGLPLVPDPGGAAFYGPKISVQCKDAIGRTWQMSTVQLDFNLPERFDLEYTGPDGSKQRPVMIHRALFGSIERFFAVLLEHYAGAMPPWLAPVQAVGIPIGDAHVEYLREFAAEAKKKGLRVEVDASSDRMQKKIRNHQKLKVPFMIIVGDEDMAAGTVSFRYRDGSQENGIARDEALAKLLKVVEERAQV from the coding sequence GTGTCAGACGTCCGTGTGATCATCCAACGCGATTCCGAGCGGGAAGAGCGCGTGGTGACGACGGGCACTACGGCTGCCGAGCTCTTCACCGGTGAGCGCACCGTCGTCGCGGCCCGCGTGGCCGGTGAGCTGAAGGACCTCGCGTACGAGGTGAAGGACGGCGAGGAGGTCGAGCCCGTCGAGATCTCCTCCGAGGACGGCCTCGACATCCTGCGCCACTCCACCGCGCATGTGATGGCCCAGGCCGTCCAGGAGCTCTTCCCCGAGGCCAAGCTGGGCATCGGCCCGCCGGTCCGGGACGGCTTCTACTACGACTTCGACGTCGAGAGGCCCTTCACCCCGGAGGACCTCAAAGCCATCGAGAAGAAGATGCAGGAGATCCAGAAGCGCGGCCAGCGCTTCTCGCGCCGCGTCGTCACCGACGAGGCCGCCCGCGAGGAGCTCGCGGACGAGCCCTACAAGCTGGAGCTCATCGGCATCAAGGGCTCCGCGTCGAGCGACGACGGCGCGGACGTCGAGGTGGGCGGCGGCGAGCTGACCATCTACGACAACCTGGACGCCAAGACCGGCGACCTGTGCTGGAAGGACCTCTGCCGGGGTCCGCACCTGCCGACCACCCGGAACATCCCGGCGTTCAAGCTGATGCGGAACGCGGCCGCGTACTGGCGGGGCAGCGAGAAGAACCCGATGCTCCAGCGCATCTACGGCACCGCCTGGCCCTCCAAGGACGAGCTGAAGGCGCACCTCGACTTCCTGGCCGAGGCCGAGAAGCGCGACCACCGCAAGCTCGGCAGCGAGCTGGACCTGTTCTCCATCCCGGAGCAGATCGGCTCCGGCCTCGCCGTCTTCCACCCCAAGGGCGGCATCATCCGCCGGGTCATGGAGGACTACTCGCGGCGCCGCCACGAGGAGGAGGGCTACGAGTTCGTCTACACCCCGCACGCGACGAAGGGAAAGCTCTTCGAGCAGTCGGGCCACCTGGACTGGTACGCCGACGGCATGTACCCGCCCATGCAGCTCGACGAGGGCGTGGACTACTACCTGAAGCCCATGAACTGCCCGATGCACAACCTGATCTTCGACGCGCGCGGGCGTTCGTACCGCGAGCTGCCGTTGAGGTTGTTCGAATTCGGAACCGTCTACCGGTACGAGAAGTCGGGCGTCGTGCACGGCCTGACCCGGGCCCGCGGCTTCACCCAGGACGACGCGCACATCTACTGCACCAAGGAGCAGATGGCGGAGGAGCTCGACAAGACGCTCACCTTCGTCCTGAACCTGCTGCGCGACTACGGTCTGACCGACTTCTACCTGGAGCTCTCCACCAAGGACCCGGAGAAGTTCGTCGGCTCGGACGAGATCTGGGAGGAGGCCACCGAGACCCTGCGGCAGGTGGCCGAGAAGCAGGGCCTCCCGCTGGTCCCGGACCCGGGCGGCGCCGCGTTCTACGGCCCGAAGATCTCCGTGCAGTGCAAGGACGCCATCGGCCGCACCTGGCAGATGTCGACCGTGCAGCTGGACTTCAACCTGCCGGAGCGCTTCGACCTGGAGTACACCGGCCCGGACGGCTCGAAGCAGCGCCCGGTCATGATCCACCGCGCGCTGTTCGGCTCCATCGAGCGGTTCTTCGCGGTGCTCCTGGAGCACTACGCGGGCGCCATGCCGCCGTGGCTGGCCCCGGTCCAGGCGGTCGGCATCCCGATCGGCGACGCGCATGTCGAGTACCTGCGGGAGTTCGCCGCCGAGGCGAAGAAGAAGGGCCTGCGGGTCGAGGTGGACGCGTCCTCGGACCGGATGCAGAAGAAGATCAGGAACCACCAGAAGCTCAAGGTGCCGTTCATGATCATCGTCGGCGACGAGGACATGGCGGCCGGCACGGTCTCGTTCCGCTACCGCGACGGTTCGCAGGAGAACGGCATCGCGCGCGACGAGGCGCTGGCCAAGCTGCTCAAGGTCGTCGAGGAGCGGGCGCAGGTCTGA